Proteins encoded in a region of the Nocardia asteroides genome:
- a CDS encoding MerR family transcriptional regulator, translating to MRIGELAERTGVSVRSLRYYETKGLLASERTSGGQREYPEAAVDRVRRIQEMFAAGLHSDTIGELLPCIHDVDGTPNARATPFLVERLTEERARIDQAMRDLRRTSDVLDGIIRAAGAGASEQ from the coding sequence GTGCGGATCGGCGAACTGGCCGAGCGGACCGGTGTGAGCGTCCGGTCGCTGCGGTACTACGAAACCAAAGGCTTGCTGGCCTCGGAGCGGACCTCCGGGGGTCAGCGGGAGTATCCGGAGGCGGCGGTCGACCGGGTCCGTCGCATCCAGGAGATGTTCGCCGCCGGCCTGCACAGCGACACGATCGGCGAACTGCTGCCGTGCATCCACGACGTCGACGGCACCCCTAATGCCCGAGCGACGCCGTTCCTGGTGGAAAGGCTGACCGAGGAACGCGCCAGGATCGATCAGGCGATGCGCGATCTGCGCCGGACCAGCGACGTGCTCGACGGCATCATTCGAGCGGCGGGCGCGGGCGCCTCCGAACAGTAG
- a CDS encoding S9 family peptidase: MALDSGTISEPGSGAVAPPVAKTVPTERVHHGDVFVDEYEWLREKENPDVIAYLEAENAYTEAQTEHLSTLRERIFDEIKARTQETDLSVPTRLGDYWYYSRSFEGKQYGVHCRCPIAAGAEGIDAWTPPRLEAETEVPGEEVLLDSNELAEGHDFFALGAFSISHDGDLLAYSVDNVGDERYVLRFKDLRTGELLGDEIEGTAPGATWSLDGSHVFYQTVDESWRPDTVWRHRLGSTDPDVKVFHEPDERYWVSIGASRSEKYLMIWVGSKITSEGWVLESDDPEGEFRVLLPRREGVEYSAEHAVIGGADRFLILHNDVVDGVKAENFVLAEAPVDDPSNLTQLIGHRDDVRLEDIDAFRDHLVLSYRREALTRIAVWPLTDSGYGERRELDIDLELFAVGVGSNPEWDQPTLRIGLTSFITPMQVFDYVPATGELLLRKEQPVLGGYDANDYEQHRDWAVAEDGTRIPISLVRKKTTAVDGPQPLLLYGYGSYEASIDPAFSVARLSLLDRGMVFAVAHVRGGGEMGRLWYEHGKTLTKKNTFTDFVAAARHLIETGVTAADRMIADGGSAGGLLVGAVANMAPELFAGILANVPFVDPLTSILDPSLPLTVIEWDEWGNPLTDKDVYEYMKSYSPYENVEAEDYPAILAITSLNDTRVLYVEPAKWIAKLRATATGDAPLLLKTEMSAGHGGVSGRYEKWREVAFEHAWVLDTVGLADA, translated from the coding sequence ATGGCTCTCGACAGCGGAACGATCTCCGAACCCGGTAGCGGCGCGGTGGCGCCGCCGGTCGCCAAGACGGTGCCCACCGAGCGGGTCCATCACGGCGACGTCTTCGTCGACGAGTACGAATGGCTGCGGGAGAAGGAGAACCCCGACGTCATCGCCTATCTGGAGGCGGAGAACGCCTACACCGAGGCACAGACCGAGCATCTGAGCACGTTGCGCGAGCGAATCTTCGACGAGATCAAAGCGCGCACGCAGGAGACCGACCTCTCGGTGCCGACCCGACTGGGCGACTACTGGTACTACTCGCGCAGCTTCGAGGGCAAGCAGTACGGCGTGCACTGCCGGTGCCCGATCGCCGCGGGCGCCGAGGGCATCGACGCGTGGACGCCGCCGCGGTTGGAGGCCGAGACCGAGGTCCCGGGCGAAGAGGTGCTGCTGGACAGCAACGAGCTGGCCGAAGGGCACGATTTCTTCGCGCTCGGCGCGTTCTCGATCAGCCACGACGGCGATCTGCTCGCCTACTCGGTCGACAACGTGGGCGACGAACGGTACGTGCTGCGTTTCAAGGACCTGCGCACCGGTGAACTGCTCGGCGACGAGATCGAGGGCACCGCGCCGGGCGCGACCTGGTCGCTGGACGGTAGCCACGTCTTCTATCAGACCGTCGACGAGTCGTGGCGGCCGGACACGGTGTGGCGGCACCGGCTCGGCAGCACCGATCCCGACGTCAAGGTGTTCCACGAGCCCGACGAGCGCTATTGGGTGAGCATCGGCGCCAGCCGGTCGGAGAAATACCTCATGATCTGGGTCGGCTCCAAGATCACCAGCGAGGGCTGGGTGCTGGAATCCGATGACCCCGAGGGCGAGTTCCGGGTACTGCTGCCGCGCCGCGAGGGTGTCGAGTACTCGGCCGAGCACGCGGTGATCGGCGGGGCGGACCGGTTCCTGATCCTGCACAACGACGTGGTGGATGGCGTCAAGGCGGAGAACTTCGTGCTCGCCGAGGCGCCGGTCGACGACCCGTCGAACCTGACGCAGCTGATCGGGCACCGCGACGACGTGCGACTCGAGGACATCGACGCGTTCCGCGACCACCTCGTGCTCAGCTACCGGCGCGAGGCGCTCACTCGGATCGCGGTGTGGCCGCTGACCGACTCCGGCTACGGCGAGCGGCGCGAACTCGACATCGACCTGGAACTCTTCGCGGTAGGCGTCGGATCCAACCCGGAGTGGGACCAGCCGACCCTGCGCATCGGGCTGACCTCGTTCATCACGCCGATGCAGGTATTCGACTATGTTCCGGCCACCGGCGAGCTGCTGTTGCGCAAGGAACAGCCCGTGCTCGGCGGCTACGACGCGAACGACTACGAACAGCACCGGGACTGGGCGGTCGCCGAGGACGGCACGCGGATCCCCATCTCGCTGGTGCGGAAGAAGACGACGGCCGTCGACGGGCCGCAACCGCTGCTGCTCTACGGCTACGGCTCCTACGAGGCGAGCATCGATCCGGCGTTCTCGGTCGCCCGGCTGTCGTTGCTGGATCGCGGCATGGTCTTCGCGGTCGCGCACGTGCGCGGCGGCGGCGAGATGGGCAGGCTCTGGTACGAGCACGGCAAGACGCTCACCAAGAAGAACACCTTCACCGACTTCGTCGCCGCCGCGCGGCACCTCATCGAGACCGGGGTCACCGCCGCCGACCGGATGATCGCCGACGGCGGCAGCGCGGGCGGCCTGCTGGTCGGCGCGGTCGCCAACATGGCCCCCGAGCTGTTCGCGGGCATCCTCGCCAACGTCCCGTTCGTCGACCCGCTCACCTCCATCCTCGACCCGTCGCTCCCGCTGACCGTGATCGAGTGGGACGAGTGGGGCAACCCGCTGACGGACAAGGACGTCTACGAGTACATGAAGTCCTACTCGCCCTATGAGAACGTCGAGGCCGAGGACTACCCGGCGATCCTGGCCATCACCAGCCTGAACGACACCCGCGTGTTGTACGTCGAGCCCGCGAAGTGGATCGCCAAGCTGCGCGCCACCGCGACCGGAGACGCGCCGCTGCTGCTGAAGACGGAGATGAGCGCGGGCCACGGCGGGGTGAGCGGGCGCTATGAGAAGTGGCGGGAAGTGGCCTTCGAGCACGCCTGGGTACTCGACACGGTCGGTCTCGCCGACGCGTAG
- a CDS encoding DUF2334 domain-containing protein codes for MNAELIVSISGIRDTTRDTAMGFAEEMDRRGVPLSLLVAPRLKGKYRLLDDPATQAWLRGRRARGDAIVLHGYDQAATKRRRAEFAALPRHEARLRLTAADRVLEQVDLRTRLFAAPRWDASAGALDALPEVGFRLALGSTAIIDLERNMAQKSRVYGIGEGFRAEPWWCRALIMGASRTARRGGVLRLAVSAVQLARSGPRQAMLDAVDLALFHGAVGATYRWESFPALRAA; via the coding sequence ATGAACGCTGAGCTGATCGTATCGATTTCCGGGATCAGGGACACCACCCGGGACACAGCGATGGGATTCGCCGAGGAGATGGATCGGCGCGGCGTACCTCTCTCGCTGCTGGTCGCCCCGCGGTTGAAGGGCAAGTACCGGTTGCTCGACGACCCGGCGACGCAGGCCTGGCTGCGCGGGCGGCGGGCGCGCGGCGACGCCATCGTGCTGCACGGCTACGACCAGGCGGCCACCAAGCGGCGGCGCGCCGAGTTCGCCGCGCTGCCCCGGCACGAAGCGCGGTTGCGGTTGACCGCCGCGGATCGGGTGCTCGAACAGGTCGACCTGCGCACCCGCCTGTTCGCGGCCCCGCGCTGGGATGCTTCGGCGGGCGCGCTGGACGCGCTGCCGGAAGTCGGTTTCCGGTTGGCGCTCGGCTCGACCGCGATCATCGACCTGGAGCGCAATATGGCGCAGAAGTCCAGGGTGTACGGCATCGGCGAAGGCTTCCGTGCGGAGCCGTGGTGGTGCCGCGCCCTGATCATGGGCGCCTCGCGCACCGCCCGCCGCGGCGGTGTGCTGCGGCTTGCCGTGTCCGCCGTCCAGTTGGCGCGATCCGGCCCGCGCCAGGCCATGCTCGACGCCGTCGACCTCGCGCTGTTCCACGGCGCGGTCGGCGCCACCTACCGGTGGGAATCCTTCCCGGCCCTGCGCGCCGCATGA
- a CDS encoding glutamate decarboxylase, which yields MSEGADDLFALPGLSRSAPRSGFPAHEMFPQVAYEIVHDELMLDGVSRMNLATFCTTWVDDQARRLMSECLDKNIVDKDEYPQTAELERRAMRMVADLWHAPDPATTHGTSTIGSSEAAMLGGLAAKFRWRKRGGTATPNFVCGPVQVCWEKFARYFDVEIRRIPLRGDRLTMHPDDVAEHCDANTMMVVPTFGQTYTGLFEDVAGVSAALDTLERERGWDIPIHVDAASGGFLAPFAAPDLIWDFRLPRVKSINASGHKTGLAPLGAGWAIWREAGDLPEELIFDVDYLGGSMATFNLNFSRPGGQAITQYYEFIRLGRAGYARVQAAIYRVAQHLAAGLRGLGVFELIHDGDPQRGITAVCWRLTGDPGFNLYDLSDRLRSRGWLIAAYPLPSERDGETVMRAVLRHGFTIDMADLLIADLDRCIGQLRRRPFSTSLTHEEAGGFTHNATPAVPETEIAPS from the coding sequence ATGTCCGAAGGAGCCGATGATCTGTTCGCCCTACCGGGGTTGAGCCGATCCGCGCCGCGATCCGGATTCCCGGCGCACGAGATGTTTCCGCAGGTCGCTTACGAAATCGTGCACGACGAGCTGATGCTCGACGGCGTCTCCAGGATGAACCTGGCCACCTTCTGCACCACCTGGGTGGACGACCAGGCCCGCAGGCTGATGTCCGAATGCCTGGACAAGAACATCGTCGACAAGGACGAGTACCCGCAGACGGCCGAGCTGGAGCGCCGCGCCATGCGGATGGTCGCGGACCTGTGGCACGCGCCGGACCCGGCCACCACGCACGGCACCTCGACCATCGGGTCCAGCGAGGCGGCCATGCTCGGCGGGCTCGCGGCCAAATTCCGCTGGCGCAAGCGTGGCGGCACCGCCACACCCAATTTCGTCTGCGGGCCTGTCCAGGTTTGCTGGGAGAAATTCGCGCGCTACTTCGACGTGGAGATCCGCCGGATTCCGCTGCGCGGGGACCGGCTCACCATGCACCCCGACGATGTCGCAGAACATTGCGACGCGAACACCATGATGGTCGTGCCCACCTTCGGCCAGACCTACACCGGTCTGTTCGAAGACGTCGCCGGGGTCAGCGCGGCGCTGGACACGCTGGAGCGCGAGCGCGGCTGGGACATTCCGATCCACGTGGACGCGGCCAGCGGCGGCTTTCTCGCCCCGTTCGCCGCCCCGGACCTCATCTGGGACTTCCGGTTGCCCAGGGTGAAGTCGATCAACGCCTCCGGGCACAAGACCGGGCTGGCTCCGCTCGGCGCGGGCTGGGCGATCTGGCGGGAGGCAGGCGACCTGCCGGAGGAGTTGATCTTCGACGTGGACTACCTCGGCGGCAGCATGGCCACCTTCAACTTGAACTTCTCCCGCCCGGGCGGACAGGCGATCACCCAGTACTACGAATTCATCCGCTTGGGCCGTGCCGGTTACGCCAGGGTGCAGGCCGCGATCTACCGGGTGGCGCAGCACTTGGCCGCGGGGCTGCGCGGGCTCGGGGTCTTCGAACTGATCCACGACGGCGACCCGCAGCGCGGCATCACCGCGGTGTGCTGGCGGCTGACCGGCGATCCCGGCTTCAACCTCTACGACCTGTCCGACCGGCTGCGTTCCAGAGGCTGGCTGATCGCGGCCTATCCGCTGCCCTCGGAGCGGGACGGCGAGACGGTGATGCGCGCGGTCCTGCGCCACGGCTTCACCATCGACATGGCCGACCTGCTGATCGCCGATCTCGACCGGTGCATCGGACAACTACGGCGGCGACCGTTCTCGACTTCGCTCACGCACGAGGAGGCAGGCGGATTCACGCATAACGCCACGCCCGCCGTGCCGGAGACGGAAATCGCGCCGTCCTGA
- a CDS encoding dipeptidase, with translation MTEDVRVAALRGAVAGLMEQAKTDLAQLVSFKSVADPRQFPPEECDRAAQWVADAFAAAGLTTVGLHETPDGTKAVVASRAAPEGAPTVLLYCHYDVQPPMDEAAWRTSPWELTERDGRWYGRGSADCKGNIVMHLTALRALGPDLPLGVTVVAEGSEEQSTGGLERFVEAHPDLLRADAIVIGDCGNFAAGLPTLTETLRGGVNVVVTVETLASPLHSGMFGGPAPDALAALIQLLASLRDERGNTTIDGLANDQVWPGVRYPREQFHADAGVLRDVELIGDGDVADLLWARPALTVLGIDAPPVVGSAAAIPPIARARLNLRIPPGTDPDQAHRALVAHLQAHTPWRAQLTVELEGIAAPFRSPAGGPARAAMEAALAASYGRAPTTQGQGGSIPLCNVFAATYPDAEIMLLGVEEPKSLIHAPNESVDPEEIEHMALAEALFLATYTG, from the coding sequence ATGACGGAGGATGTGCGTGTCGCGGCGCTGCGCGGTGCGGTGGCAGGCTTGATGGAGCAGGCGAAAACCGATCTGGCGCAACTTGTCTCGTTTAAGTCGGTAGCCGATCCGCGGCAGTTTCCTCCCGAGGAGTGCGATCGTGCGGCGCAGTGGGTGGCCGACGCGTTCGCCGCCGCGGGGCTCACCACGGTCGGCCTGCACGAAACGCCGGACGGCACCAAGGCAGTCGTCGCCTCACGGGCCGCTCCCGAGGGCGCGCCGACGGTGTTGCTCTACTGTCACTACGACGTCCAGCCGCCGATGGACGAGGCCGCGTGGCGTACCTCGCCGTGGGAGCTGACGGAGCGCGACGGCCGCTGGTACGGGCGCGGCAGCGCGGATTGCAAGGGCAACATCGTCATGCACCTGACGGCTTTGCGTGCGCTCGGCCCGGACCTGCCGCTGGGTGTCACCGTGGTCGCGGAGGGCTCCGAGGAGCAGAGCACCGGGGGACTGGAGCGGTTCGTCGAAGCCCACCCGGACCTGCTGCGCGCGGACGCGATCGTGATCGGCGACTGCGGTAATTTCGCCGCGGGCCTGCCGACGCTGACCGAGACGCTGCGCGGTGGCGTGAACGTCGTGGTCACCGTCGAAACGCTCGCGAGCCCTTTGCATTCCGGCATGTTCGGCGGCCCGGCCCCCGACGCGCTGGCCGCGCTGATCCAGCTGCTGGCCTCGCTGCGCGACGAGCGAGGCAACACCACGATCGACGGCTTGGCCAACGATCAGGTTTGGCCGGGCGTGCGGTACCCGCGCGAGCAGTTCCACGCCGACGCGGGCGTCCTGCGCGATGTCGAACTCATCGGTGACGGCGACGTCGCCGATCTGCTCTGGGCGCGACCGGCGCTGACGGTGCTGGGCATCGACGCGCCGCCGGTGGTGGGATCCGCGGCCGCGATTCCGCCGATCGCGCGGGCCCGCCTGAATCTGCGGATTCCGCCGGGCACCGATCCGGATCAGGCGCACCGGGCTCTCGTGGCGCATCTGCAGGCGCATACGCCGTGGCGCGCCCAGCTGACCGTGGAACTGGAAGGCATCGCCGCGCCGTTCCGGTCTCCCGCCGGGGGACCGGCGCGCGCGGCGATGGAGGCGGCGCTGGCCGCATCCTATGGACGCGCGCCGACCACCCAGGGGCAAGGCGGCTCGATCCCGCTGTGCAACGTCTTCGCCGCCACCTACCCGGACGCGGAGATCATGCTGCTCGGAGTCGAAGAACCGAAATCTCTGATCCACGCGCCCAATGAGAGCGTCGATCCCGAGGAGATCGAGCACATGGCGCTGGCCGAAGCGCTGTTCCTCGCGACCTATACCGGCTAG
- a CDS encoding MBL fold metallo-hydrolase — MRIAHFGHSCLLVELHGKKILFDPGTFSHGFEGLTGLDAIAVTHQHPDHIDPDRIEALIEANPGARLLSDPQTAQQRGEPWEPVRAGNILTLDGLQITGGGGRHAVIHPEIPVIDNTVFLLGTPADPAQLVHPGDSLWVPPVPVGVLAAPAVAPWMRISEAVDYLRAVAPRVALPIHFGIIRPEAQGIYFGRLNEMAPEGTEFRVLAPEDATEL, encoded by the coding sequence ATGCGCATAGCCCACTTCGGTCATTCCTGCCTCCTCGTCGAGCTGCACGGCAAGAAGATCCTGTTCGACCCGGGCACCTTCTCGCACGGCTTCGAGGGCCTCACCGGCCTGGACGCGATCGCGGTCACCCATCAGCATCCCGACCACATCGACCCGGACCGGATCGAGGCGCTGATCGAGGCGAACCCCGGCGCACGGTTGCTGTCGGATCCGCAGACCGCCCAGCAGCGCGGCGAGCCGTGGGAACCGGTGCGCGCGGGCAACATCCTGACGCTCGACGGTCTCCAGATCACCGGCGGCGGCGGCAGGCACGCCGTCATCCACCCGGAGATTCCCGTGATCGACAACACGGTCTTCCTGCTGGGCACCCCGGCCGACCCGGCGCAGCTGGTACACCCCGGTGATTCGCTGTGGGTGCCGCCGGTCCCGGTCGGCGTGCTGGCCGCTCCGGCGGTCGCACCGTGGATGCGGATCAGCGAGGCCGTCGATTACCTGCGCGCCGTCGCGCCGCGGGTAGCGCTGCCCATCCACTTCGGCATCATCCGGCCCGAGGCACAGGGCATCTACTTCGGCCGGCTGAACGAGATGGCGCCCGAGGGGACCGAATTCCGGGTGCTCGCACCGGAGGACGCCACCGAGCTGTAG
- the purS gene encoding phosphoribosylformylglycinamidine synthase subunit PurS: MARVVVEVMPKAEILDPQGQAIVGALPRLGFEGVSDVRQGKRFELDVDDSVDDAALEQIAESLLCNTVIEEWKVVRVS, encoded by the coding sequence GTGGCACGAGTCGTGGTCGAGGTGATGCCGAAGGCCGAAATCCTGGATCCGCAGGGGCAGGCCATCGTCGGCGCACTCCCGCGCCTGGGATTCGAGGGCGTCTCGGACGTTCGGCAGGGCAAGCGATTCGAACTCGACGTCGACGACAGCGTCGATGACGCGGCGCTCGAGCAGATCGCCGAATCGCTGCTGTGCAACACGGTGATCGAGGAGTGGAAGGTGGTCCGCGTTTCATGA
- the purQ gene encoding phosphoribosylformylglycinamidine synthase subunit PurQ: MTARIGVITFPGTLDDVDAARAVRLAGAEAVSLWHADADLKGVDAVIVPGGFSYGDYLRAGAIARFAPVMGEVVRAAGAGLPVLGICNGFQVLCEAGLLPGALTRNEGLHFICRDEWLTVDSVSTVWTSRFEPGAQILIPLKSGEGRYQASEAVLDQLEGEGRVVFRYSSDNPNGSQRGIAGIASANGRVVGLMPHPEHATEPLTGPSDDGLGLFLSVLDTLVAV; the protein is encoded by the coding sequence ATGACCGCGCGCATCGGGGTCATCACGTTTCCCGGCACGCTCGACGACGTCGACGCGGCCCGGGCGGTGCGCCTGGCCGGCGCCGAGGCGGTCAGCCTGTGGCACGCCGACGCCGACCTGAAGGGCGTCGACGCGGTGATCGTGCCCGGCGGCTTCTCCTACGGCGACTACCTGCGTGCCGGCGCCATCGCCCGGTTCGCCCCGGTGATGGGCGAAGTCGTGCGCGCGGCGGGCGCCGGACTGCCGGTGCTGGGTATCTGCAACGGTTTCCAGGTGCTGTGCGAGGCCGGGTTGCTGCCCGGCGCGCTGACCCGCAACGAGGGCCTGCACTTCATCTGCCGCGACGAGTGGCTCACCGTGGATTCGGTGTCCACCGTGTGGACCTCCCGCTTCGAGCCGGGCGCTCAGATCCTCATCCCGCTCAAGTCCGGTGAGGGGCGCTACCAGGCGTCGGAGGCCGTGCTGGACCAACTCGAAGGCGAGGGCAGGGTCGTCTTCCGCTACTCGAGCGACAACCCGAACGGCTCGCAGCGCGGCATCGCGGGCATCGCTTCGGCCAACGGTCGCGTCGTCGGCTTGATGCCGCATCCGGAGCACGCCACCGAGCCGCTGACCGGACCCAGCGACGACGGTCTGGGCCTGTTCCTCTCCGTGCTGGACACCCTGGTCGCTGTGTGA
- a CDS encoding substrate-binding domain-containing protein, whose amino-acid sequence MSTPFESPEGTIEVLNIVPRQGPGGIVAPSCDAAVTLAVDEINRSAGILGREIRTTNIDGGRPPHEVAAEVSALLSTGMVHAITGWHTSAVRRAVARAGAGRVPYLYATSHEGLTDELPGVLMLGEHPAGQTVAAVHWLEREYGVRRWAVIGNDYIWPRRSAAAIRASLSDPAAIVLEQFVPLGSPSFSGFLDHPALDLADAVVILMVGADVARFNRQYAATGRAASQLRVSPAADENVLLAAGPEANRNFFVASSFFLDDRTPDGRDRMTRYTARHGAFAPALTSFSNATYEAIHTLGALARAVGSLEVPEILDALDHGLFLETPAGVRGFRGNQAIQRGYIARAKGVDFDIIDRIS is encoded by the coding sequence ATGTCGACGCCGTTCGAGAGCCCCGAGGGCACAATCGAGGTCCTCAACATAGTTCCGCGGCAGGGACCGGGCGGTATCGTCGCGCCGTCCTGCGATGCGGCGGTAACGCTCGCGGTCGACGAAATCAACCGGAGTGCGGGAATTCTGGGGCGGGAAATTCGTACCACGAATATCGACGGGGGCCGCCCGCCACACGAGGTCGCCGCCGAGGTCTCCGCGCTGCTGTCCACCGGCATGGTGCACGCCATCACCGGGTGGCACACCTCCGCGGTCCGGCGGGCTGTGGCGCGAGCGGGCGCGGGCCGGGTGCCATACCTGTACGCCACCAGCCATGAGGGCCTGACCGACGAACTGCCAGGCGTGCTGATGCTCGGCGAGCACCCGGCCGGGCAGACCGTGGCCGCCGTGCACTGGCTCGAACGCGAGTACGGCGTGCGGCGCTGGGCCGTCATCGGCAACGACTACATCTGGCCGCGCCGTTCCGCCGCCGCGATCCGCGCGAGCCTGTCCGATCCGGCGGCGATCGTGCTGGAACAGTTCGTGCCGCTGGGGTCGCCGAGTTTCTCCGGCTTCCTCGATCATCCGGCACTCGACCTGGCCGACGCGGTGGTGATCCTGATGGTCGGCGCCGACGTCGCCCGCTTCAACCGGCAGTACGCGGCCACCGGCCGCGCCGCGAGTCAGCTGCGGGTCAGCCCGGCCGCCGACGAGAACGTGCTGCTGGCGGCGGGCCCCGAGGCCAACCGCAACTTCTTCGTGGCGTCCAGCTTCTTCCTCGACGACCGCACGCCCGACGGACGCGACCGGATGACCCGCTACACCGCGCGCCACGGCGCGTTCGCCCCCGCGCTGACCAGCTTCAGCAACGCCACCTACGAAGCCATCCACACGCTGGGCGCGCTCGCACGGGCGGTCGGATCATTGGAAGTGCCCGAGATACTCGATGCCCTCGATCACGGCCTGTTCCTCGAAACCCCCGCCGGGGTGCGGGGTTTCCGCGGCAACCAGGCGATTCAACGCGGATATATCGCCCGCGCGAAAGGCGTCGACTTCGACATCATCGACCGCATCAGCTGA
- a CDS encoding MarR family transcriptional regulator, producing MTSIVSGNSTLHGALRAAERGWVRHLDTALCARQLSPDQWSMLSNLCGDTGITMTELAAKSQLAPSSATRHADYLAERGLIFRLAAQDDRRRILIGLSRLGADLVAEVRAEEARAEQELRGRIGARRYTELMRLLDLVSIASE from the coding sequence ATGACGTCCATTGTAAGCGGAAATTCGACGCTGCATGGCGCGCTGCGTGCCGCGGAGCGCGGTTGGGTGCGGCACTTGGACACGGCGTTGTGCGCCAGGCAACTCTCCCCGGATCAGTGGTCGATGCTGTCGAATCTGTGTGGGGACACGGGTATCACGATGACCGAGCTGGCAGCCAAATCGCAGCTCGCGCCGTCCTCGGCCACCCGGCACGCCGACTATCTGGCCGAGCGCGGCCTGATCTTCCGGCTCGCCGCACAGGACGATCGGCGCCGCATCCTGATCGGCCTCAGCAGGCTCGGAGCCGATCTGGTCGCGGAGGTGCGTGCGGAGGAGGCGCGCGCCGAGCAGGAGTTGCGCGGACGAATCGGCGCGCGCCGATATACCGAACTCATGCGATTGCTCGACCTGGTTTCCATCGCCTCGGAGTAA
- a CDS encoding M18 family aminopeptidase, translating into MPVSSTAATAAGLCAFIDASPSPFHVCRTVAAELDARGFTRLAESETWPSDGPGRHYVVRGGSLVAWAAGDAAGATPFRVVGAHTDSPNLRVKQHPDLTSAGWQLVGLEPYGGAWLNSWLDRELGVSGRLSVREANTVRERLVRIDEPILRVPQLAIHLSEDRRGVTLDPQRHVNAVWGVGYEAAAFIDFVADRAGVDPGEVLGWELMTHDLAPSRLIGRDHDLVSAPRLDNQGTCFAGLHAFLAAIDDPGAAIPVLAMFDHEEVGSQSDRGAQSDLLPAVLERIVLARGGGRVDYLAALAGSVCASGDMAHATHPNYPERHEPAHRIEVNGGPVLKVNQNLRYATDATGAGAFALACAQAGVALQRYVHRADLPCGSTIGPMTAARTGMPTVDVGAPQLAMHSARELMGAFDVPAYAAALAAFLTPETAGR; encoded by the coding sequence ATGCCCGTCTCCTCCACCGCTGCCACGGCCGCCGGGCTGTGCGCGTTCATCGATGCGTCTCCGTCGCCGTTCCACGTCTGCCGCACGGTCGCCGCGGAATTGGACGCGCGCGGGTTCACCCGGCTCGCCGAATCGGAGACCTGGCCCTCGGACGGTCCGGGTAGGCACTACGTGGTTCGCGGCGGCTCACTGGTCGCCTGGGCTGCCGGAGACGCCGCGGGCGCGACCCCGTTCCGCGTGGTAGGGGCGCACACCGACAGTCCCAACCTGCGCGTCAAGCAGCATCCCGATCTCACCTCGGCGGGCTGGCAGCTCGTCGGGTTGGAGCCGTACGGCGGTGCGTGGCTGAACTCTTGGCTGGACCGGGAACTCGGTGTCTCGGGACGGCTGAGCGTACGCGAGGCGAACACGGTGCGTGAGCGGCTGGTTCGCATCGATGAGCCGATCCTGCGGGTGCCGCAGCTGGCCATCCACCTGTCCGAGGACCGCAGGGGCGTCACGCTGGATCCGCAGCGGCACGTCAACGCGGTGTGGGGCGTCGGGTACGAAGCGGCGGCGTTCATCGATTTCGTGGCCGATCGGGCCGGGGTCGATCCCGGCGAGGTGCTCGGCTGGGAATTGATGACCCACGACCTGGCCCCGAGCAGGCTGATCGGTCGCGACCACGACCTGGTCAGCGCGCCGCGCCTGGACAACCAGGGCACCTGTTTCGCGGGTTTGCACGCGTTCCTGGCCGCGATCGACGATCCGGGCGCGGCGATCCCGGTGCTGGCCATGTTCGACCACGAGGAGGTCGGCAGCCAATCCGACCGTGGCGCGCAGTCGGATCTGCTGCCCGCGGTGCTGGAACGCATCGTGCTCGCGCGCGGTGGTGGGCGCGTCGATTACCTTGCCGCGCTGGCCGGTTCGGTGTGCGCGTCCGGTGACATGGCGCACGCGACGCACCCGAATTATCCGGAGCGGCACGAGCCCGCGCACCGGATCGAGGTCAACGGCGGGCCGGTGCTGAAGGTCAACCAGAATCTGCGCTACGCCACCGACGCCACCGGCGCCGGGGCGTTCGCGCTGGCCTGTGCTCAGGCCGGAGTCGCGTTGCAGCGCTACGTGCATCGCGCCGACCTGCCCTGCGGCTCCACGATCGGCCCGATGACCGCCGCGCGCACCGGCATGCCCACCGTCGACGTCGGCGCGCCGCAGTTGGCGATGCATTCGGCGCGCGAGCTGATGGGCGCGTTCGACGTTCCGGCTTATGCCGCGGCGCTGGCCGCCTTCCTCACACCCGAGACCGCCGGGCGGTAG